In Equus asinus isolate D_3611 breed Donkey chromosome 13, EquAss-T2T_v2, whole genome shotgun sequence, one DNA window encodes the following:
- the DYNLL2 gene encoding dynein light chain 2, cytoplasmic, with translation MSDRKAVIKNADMSEDMQQDAVDCATQAMEKYNIEKDIAAYIKKEFDKKYNPTWHCIVGRNFGSYVTHETKHFIYFYLGQVAILLFKSG, from the exons ATGTCTGACCGGAAGGCAGTGATCAAGAATGCAGACATGTCTGAGGACATGCAACAGGATGCTGTTGACTGCGCCACGCAGGCTATGGAGAAGTACAACATAGAGAAGGACATTGCTGCCTATATCAAGAAG gAATTTGACAAGAAATATAACCCTACCTGGCATTGTATCGTGGGCCGAAATTTTGGCAGCTATGTTACACACGAGACAAAGCACTTCATCTATTTTTACTTGGGTCAAGTTGCAATCCTCCTCTTCAAGTCAGGCTAG